Proteins encoded by one window of Arachis hypogaea cultivar Tifrunner chromosome 1, arahy.Tifrunner.gnm2.J5K5, whole genome shotgun sequence:
- the LOC112703870 gene encoding putative ubiquitin-like-specific protease 1B isoform X4, which yields MGLISSSNNKRHQQCMNLNRMYPSPSSSDSRTLKRAKFQSTSMNSTPTSTGSRVSRYPNAVLPLHREVHAPCRSKKFGLLNISGTQKEIGKGRGNDALHHKYRVYQQAKDSALACIRLFEKRKEAAQVYTAGRNKEVYVIEDDDEEGPSMVTEQSLKGMHDFDAKDVVGFLQQSTPLVSESINSNLNVVYAERMLDTLSLSPEHPKKEPLVEEEEDEVARAFSADRKKVLVTHYKSNIEITGGTFQCLRPGGWLNDKVIDLYLVLLKERERRKAKNSLQCHFFSTFFYTKLISGKNGYDFNSVRRWTSQKKLGYIPHECDKIFVPIHRTSHWCLAVINQKEKKFQYLDSLRGKDTQVLEVLARYFVDEVKDKTGKDTDVSSWEKEFVKDHPKQLNCYDCGMFMIKYADFYSRNMRLCFGQGDMPYFRLRTAKEILRLEAD from the exons ATGGGTCTCATTAGTAGTAGCAACAACAAACGCCACCAACAGTGCATGAATTTGAATCGCATGTATCCGTCTCCGAGTTCCTCAGATTCCCGCACATTAAAAAGAGCTAAGTTCCAATCAACGAGCATGAACTCAACTCCCACTAGTACTGGTTCAAGAGTTTCCCGGTACCCAAATGCAGTGCTACCGTTGCATAGGGAGGTTCACGCTCCTTGCAGATCCAAAAAGTTCGGTCTTTTGAATATTTCAGGAACTCAGAAGGAGATTGGTAAGGGTAGGGGCAATGATGCGTTGCATCACAAGTACCGCGTGTACCAGCAGGCGAAGGATTCTGCACTTGCTTGCATTCGATTATTTGAAAAGCGCAAGGAGGCGGCGCAAGTTTACACTGCTGGTCGCAACAAGGAGGTTTATGTCATAGAAGATGATGACGAAGAAGGACCATCTATGGTGACAGAACAGAGTTTGAAAGGGATGCATGATTTTGATGCTAAGGATGTTGTAGGATTTTTGCAGCAATCAACTCCTTTGGTTTCTGAGTCCATAAATAGTAATTTGAATGTGGTTTATGCTGAGAGGATGCTGGACACTCTATCCTTAAGCCCCGAGCATCCGAAGAAGGAACCACTTGTAGAG GAGGAAGAAGATGAGGTTGCACGTGCCTTTTCTGCTGACAG GAAGAAGGTTTTGGTCACTCATTATAAATCCAACATTGAGATCACAGGCGGAACGTTTCAGTGCCTCAGGCCGGGTGGATGGTTAAATGACAAG GTCATAGATTTGTACCTGGTACTTctgaaagagagggagagaaggaaggCAAAGAATTCTCTCCAATGTCATTTTTTCAGTACCTTTTTCTACACAAAG TTGATAAGTGGGAAGAATGGTTATGATTTCAACTCTGTAAGGAGATGGACCAGTCAAAAGAAACTGGGATACATCCCCCATGAATGCGATAAA ATATTTGTACCTATTCATCGAACGTCTCATTGGTGTTTGGCTGTCATCaatcaaaaagagaaaaaattccAGTATCTTGACTCTCTGAGAGGAAAAGATACCCAAGTGCTGGAAGTGCTG GCTAGGTATTTTGTAGATGAAGTAAAGGACAAGACTGGAAAAGACACCGATGTAAGTTCTTGGGAGAAAGAATTTGTCAAAGACCATCCTAAACAATTGAATTG ctATGATTGTGGGATGTTTATGATCAAATATGCTGATTTCTACAGTAGAAATATGAGATTGTGTTTTGGCCAG GGAGACATGCCTTACTTCCGGCTTAGAACAGCTAAGGAAATCTTGAGActagaagctgactaa
- the LOC112703870 gene encoding putative ubiquitin-like-specific protease 1B isoform X2 gives MGLISSSNNKRHQQCMNLNRMYPSPSSSDSRTLKRAKFQSTSMNSTPTSTGSRVSRYPNAVLPLHREVHAPCRSKKFGLLNISGTQKEIGKGRGNDALHHKYRVYQQAKDSALACIRLFEKRKEAAQVYTAGRNKEVYVIEDDDEEGPSMVTEQSLKGMHDFDAKDVVGFLQQSTPLVSESINSNLNVVYAERMLDTLSLSPEHPKKEPLVELVSLKPFVPLTKEEEDEVARAFSADRKKVLVTHYKSNIEITGGTFQCLRPGGWLNDKVIDLYLVLLKERERRKAKNSLQCHFFSTFFYTKLISGKNGYDFNSVRRWTSQKKLGYIPHECDKIFVPIHRTSHWCLAVINQKEKKFQYLDSLRGKDTQVLEVLARYFVDEVKDKTGKDTDVSSWEKEFVKDHPKQLNCYDCGMFMIKYADFYSRNMRLCFGQGDMPYFRLRTAKEILRLEAD, from the exons ATGGGTCTCATTAGTAGTAGCAACAACAAACGCCACCAACAGTGCATGAATTTGAATCGCATGTATCCGTCTCCGAGTTCCTCAGATTCCCGCACATTAAAAAGAGCTAAGTTCCAATCAACGAGCATGAACTCAACTCCCACTAGTACTGGTTCAAGAGTTTCCCGGTACCCAAATGCAGTGCTACCGTTGCATAGGGAGGTTCACGCTCCTTGCAGATCCAAAAAGTTCGGTCTTTTGAATATTTCAGGAACTCAGAAGGAGATTGGTAAGGGTAGGGGCAATGATGCGTTGCATCACAAGTACCGCGTGTACCAGCAGGCGAAGGATTCTGCACTTGCTTGCATTCGATTATTTGAAAAGCGCAAGGAGGCGGCGCAAGTTTACACTGCTGGTCGCAACAAGGAGGTTTATGTCATAGAAGATGATGACGAAGAAGGACCATCTATGGTGACAGAACAGAGTTTGAAAGGGATGCATGATTTTGATGCTAAGGATGTTGTAGGATTTTTGCAGCAATCAACTCCTTTGGTTTCTGAGTCCATAAATAGTAATTTGAATGTGGTTTATGCTGAGAGGATGCTGGACACTCTATCCTTAAGCCCCGAGCATCCGAAGAAGGAACCACTTGTAGAG CTAGTGTCACTGAAACCTTTTGTTCCTCTTACAAAGGAGGAAGAAGATGAGGTTGCACGTGCCTTTTCTGCTGACAG GAAGAAGGTTTTGGTCACTCATTATAAATCCAACATTGAGATCACAGGCGGAACGTTTCAGTGCCTCAGGCCGGGTGGATGGTTAAATGACAAG GTCATAGATTTGTACCTGGTACTTctgaaagagagggagagaaggaaggCAAAGAATTCTCTCCAATGTCATTTTTTCAGTACCTTTTTCTACACAAAG TTGATAAGTGGGAAGAATGGTTATGATTTCAACTCTGTAAGGAGATGGACCAGTCAAAAGAAACTGGGATACATCCCCCATGAATGCGATAAA ATATTTGTACCTATTCATCGAACGTCTCATTGGTGTTTGGCTGTCATCaatcaaaaagagaaaaaattccAGTATCTTGACTCTCTGAGAGGAAAAGATACCCAAGTGCTGGAAGTGCTG GCTAGGTATTTTGTAGATGAAGTAAAGGACAAGACTGGAAAAGACACCGATGTAAGTTCTTGGGAGAAAGAATTTGTCAAAGACCATCCTAAACAATTGAATTG ctATGATTGTGGGATGTTTATGATCAAATATGCTGATTTCTACAGTAGAAATATGAGATTGTGTTTTGGCCAG GGAGACATGCCTTACTTCCGGCTTAGAACAGCTAAGGAAATCTTGAGActagaagctgactaa
- the LOC112703870 gene encoding putative ubiquitin-like-specific protease 1B isoform X1 — protein MGLISSSNNKRHQQCMNLNRMYPSPSSSDSRTLKRAKFQSTSMNSTPTSTGSRVSRYPNAVLPLHREVHAPCRSKKFGLLNISGTQKEIGKGRGNDALHHKYRVYQQAKDSALACIRLFEKRKEAAQVYTAGRNKEVYVIEDDDEEGPSMVTEQSLKGMHDFDAKDVVGFLQQSTPLVSESINSNLNVVYAERMLDTLSLSPEHPKKEPLVELVSLKPFVPLTKEEEDEVARAFSADRKKVLVTHYKSNIEITGGTFQCLRPGGWLNDKVIDLYLVLLKERERRKAKNSLQCHFFSTFFYTKWQLISGKNGYDFNSVRRWTSQKKLGYIPHECDKIFVPIHRTSHWCLAVINQKEKKFQYLDSLRGKDTQVLEVLARYFVDEVKDKTGKDTDVSSWEKEFVKDHPKQLNCYDCGMFMIKYADFYSRNMRLCFGQGDMPYFRLRTAKEILRLEAD, from the exons ATGGGTCTCATTAGTAGTAGCAACAACAAACGCCACCAACAGTGCATGAATTTGAATCGCATGTATCCGTCTCCGAGTTCCTCAGATTCCCGCACATTAAAAAGAGCTAAGTTCCAATCAACGAGCATGAACTCAACTCCCACTAGTACTGGTTCAAGAGTTTCCCGGTACCCAAATGCAGTGCTACCGTTGCATAGGGAGGTTCACGCTCCTTGCAGATCCAAAAAGTTCGGTCTTTTGAATATTTCAGGAACTCAGAAGGAGATTGGTAAGGGTAGGGGCAATGATGCGTTGCATCACAAGTACCGCGTGTACCAGCAGGCGAAGGATTCTGCACTTGCTTGCATTCGATTATTTGAAAAGCGCAAGGAGGCGGCGCAAGTTTACACTGCTGGTCGCAACAAGGAGGTTTATGTCATAGAAGATGATGACGAAGAAGGACCATCTATGGTGACAGAACAGAGTTTGAAAGGGATGCATGATTTTGATGCTAAGGATGTTGTAGGATTTTTGCAGCAATCAACTCCTTTGGTTTCTGAGTCCATAAATAGTAATTTGAATGTGGTTTATGCTGAGAGGATGCTGGACACTCTATCCTTAAGCCCCGAGCATCCGAAGAAGGAACCACTTGTAGAG CTAGTGTCACTGAAACCTTTTGTTCCTCTTACAAAGGAGGAAGAAGATGAGGTTGCACGTGCCTTTTCTGCTGACAG GAAGAAGGTTTTGGTCACTCATTATAAATCCAACATTGAGATCACAGGCGGAACGTTTCAGTGCCTCAGGCCGGGTGGATGGTTAAATGACAAG GTCATAGATTTGTACCTGGTACTTctgaaagagagggagagaaggaaggCAAAGAATTCTCTCCAATGTCATTTTTTCAGTACCTTTTTCTACACAAAG TGGCAGTTGATAAGTGGGAAGAATGGTTATGATTTCAACTCTGTAAGGAGATGGACCAGTCAAAAGAAACTGGGATACATCCCCCATGAATGCGATAAA ATATTTGTACCTATTCATCGAACGTCTCATTGGTGTTTGGCTGTCATCaatcaaaaagagaaaaaattccAGTATCTTGACTCTCTGAGAGGAAAAGATACCCAAGTGCTGGAAGTGCTG GCTAGGTATTTTGTAGATGAAGTAAAGGACAAGACTGGAAAAGACACCGATGTAAGTTCTTGGGAGAAAGAATTTGTCAAAGACCATCCTAAACAATTGAATTG ctATGATTGTGGGATGTTTATGATCAAATATGCTGATTTCTACAGTAGAAATATGAGATTGTGTTTTGGCCAG GGAGACATGCCTTACTTCCGGCTTAGAACAGCTAAGGAAATCTTGAGActagaagctgactaa
- the LOC112703870 gene encoding putative ubiquitin-like-specific protease 1B isoform X3: protein MGLISSSNNKRHQQCMNLNRMYPSPSSSDSRTLKRAKFQSTSMNSTPTSTGSRVSRYPNAVLPLHREVHAPCRSKKFGLLNISGTQKEIGKGRGNDALHHKYRVYQQAKDSALACIRLFEKRKEAAQVYTAGRNKEVYVIEDDDEEGPSMVTEQSLKGMHDFDAKDVVGFLQQSTPLVSESINSNLNVVYAERMLDTLSLSPEHPKKEPLVEEEEDEVARAFSADRKKVLVTHYKSNIEITGGTFQCLRPGGWLNDKVIDLYLVLLKERERRKAKNSLQCHFFSTFFYTKWQLISGKNGYDFNSVRRWTSQKKLGYIPHECDKIFVPIHRTSHWCLAVINQKEKKFQYLDSLRGKDTQVLEVLARYFVDEVKDKTGKDTDVSSWEKEFVKDHPKQLNCYDCGMFMIKYADFYSRNMRLCFGQGDMPYFRLRTAKEILRLEAD from the exons ATGGGTCTCATTAGTAGTAGCAACAACAAACGCCACCAACAGTGCATGAATTTGAATCGCATGTATCCGTCTCCGAGTTCCTCAGATTCCCGCACATTAAAAAGAGCTAAGTTCCAATCAACGAGCATGAACTCAACTCCCACTAGTACTGGTTCAAGAGTTTCCCGGTACCCAAATGCAGTGCTACCGTTGCATAGGGAGGTTCACGCTCCTTGCAGATCCAAAAAGTTCGGTCTTTTGAATATTTCAGGAACTCAGAAGGAGATTGGTAAGGGTAGGGGCAATGATGCGTTGCATCACAAGTACCGCGTGTACCAGCAGGCGAAGGATTCTGCACTTGCTTGCATTCGATTATTTGAAAAGCGCAAGGAGGCGGCGCAAGTTTACACTGCTGGTCGCAACAAGGAGGTTTATGTCATAGAAGATGATGACGAAGAAGGACCATCTATGGTGACAGAACAGAGTTTGAAAGGGATGCATGATTTTGATGCTAAGGATGTTGTAGGATTTTTGCAGCAATCAACTCCTTTGGTTTCTGAGTCCATAAATAGTAATTTGAATGTGGTTTATGCTGAGAGGATGCTGGACACTCTATCCTTAAGCCCCGAGCATCCGAAGAAGGAACCACTTGTAGAG GAGGAAGAAGATGAGGTTGCACGTGCCTTTTCTGCTGACAG GAAGAAGGTTTTGGTCACTCATTATAAATCCAACATTGAGATCACAGGCGGAACGTTTCAGTGCCTCAGGCCGGGTGGATGGTTAAATGACAAG GTCATAGATTTGTACCTGGTACTTctgaaagagagggagagaaggaaggCAAAGAATTCTCTCCAATGTCATTTTTTCAGTACCTTTTTCTACACAAAG TGGCAGTTGATAAGTGGGAAGAATGGTTATGATTTCAACTCTGTAAGGAGATGGACCAGTCAAAAGAAACTGGGATACATCCCCCATGAATGCGATAAA ATATTTGTACCTATTCATCGAACGTCTCATTGGTGTTTGGCTGTCATCaatcaaaaagagaaaaaattccAGTATCTTGACTCTCTGAGAGGAAAAGATACCCAAGTGCTGGAAGTGCTG GCTAGGTATTTTGTAGATGAAGTAAAGGACAAGACTGGAAAAGACACCGATGTAAGTTCTTGGGAGAAAGAATTTGTCAAAGACCATCCTAAACAATTGAATTG ctATGATTGTGGGATGTTTATGATCAAATATGCTGATTTCTACAGTAGAAATATGAGATTGTGTTTTGGCCAG GGAGACATGCCTTACTTCCGGCTTAGAACAGCTAAGGAAATCTTGAGActagaagctgactaa
- the LOC112703932 gene encoding uncharacterized protein: protein MPLRPIDNALPTTSPQHRPKKQPKISVVIKNQQCLSENDQNQVPLPSSGDATIDYISSENLVPISDPEDKIKSLVEELESKNWTNVCESLNDVRRFALFHSSLLFPLLGKVVLVVAKTMKNPRSAVCKTCIMAASDVFNAFGDKLLDPSTSEAFDGMLLQLLLKASQDKRFVCEEADKALGSMVDSMTPLPLFQKLGAYVSHANLRVRAKAAISLSKCVSKMEGLGEMDESWLAELIKVAADLLNDRLPEARDAARSIATSMYEALTKDKEQKLEVWQSFCQSKLTPIHAISMFKIVGT from the exons ATGCCGCTCAGACCCATTGACAACGCTCTTCCAACAACATCACCACAACACAGACCCAAAAAACAACCCAAAATCTCTGTTGTCATCAAGAACCAACAATGTCTATCCGAGAATGACCAAAACCAGGTTCCCTTGCCCTCTTCTGGGGATGCCACCATTGATTATATCTCATCTGAAAACCTTGTGCCCATTTCGGACCCTGAAGACAAGATTAAG AGCTTGGTTGAAGAATTAGAGTCTAAGAATTGGACTAACGTGTGTGAATCACTTAATGATGTTAGGCGATTTGCGTTGTTCCATTCGTCTCTTCTATTTCCTCTATT GGGAAAAGTTGTGTTGGTGGTGGCCAAGACCATGAAAAATCCTCGTAGTGCTGTGTGTAAAACTTGTATTATGGCTGCTTCCGATGTCTTCAACGCCTTTGGCGACAAGTTGCTTGACCCTTCTACCTCTGAGGCATTTGATGGCATG CTACTGCAGCTGCTGCTGAAAGCATCGCAGGATAAACGGTTTGTGTGTGAAGAAGCAGACAAGGCACTGGGCTCAATGGTGGACTCCATGACCCCTCTTCCTCTCTTTCAGAAACTTGGAGCATATGTTAGCCATGCAAACCTCCGAGTCAGGGCCAAGGCTGCCATATCACTCTCCAAATGCGTCTCCAAGATG GAGGGGCTTGGAGAAATGGATGAATCTTGGTTGGCAGAACTGATTAAAGTGGCAGCTGATTTACTGAACGATAGATTGCCTGAGGCGAGAGATGCGGCTCGGAGTATCGCCACTTCAATGTATGAGGCACTCACAAAGGACAAGGAACAGAAGCTGGAGGTGTGGCAGAGCTTCTGCCAATCCAAGTTGACACCAATTCACGCTATTTCAATGTTTAAGATAGTTGGTACTTGA